In Eupeodes corollae chromosome 3, idEupCoro1.1, whole genome shotgun sequence, a single genomic region encodes these proteins:
- the LOC129951531 gene encoding phospholipase A1 2-like, with protein sequence MKKYAIFVVAVFVLIARSKAFPAESNGSIKETSSEEPDRVHFYLYTQPNFSEPYDIDMNDVETLARSPFDFRNPTTFMIHGWNDVYTSGATGSIREALSKTDQSKKPNFISVDWRIYSKFENYTKSQQLCSTAGKEVAKFIDWMHENSKLRFDTLTLYGHSMGAQVAGFVGKNVQRGKVHTILGMDPAFPIFESLGPEDRLAETDAEYVETMHTNGGQWGFYHPIGQTAFYPNGGKYQPGCGIDSDGMCSHQKAIYYLAEAIISGEKNEFHAVKCDELTQVEESKCNKYESIIRMADPRNAQKPRGIFYLETNSEAPYAKGIAALLEKKEGIKKHAQS encoded by the exons atgaagaagtacGCTATTTTTGTCGTAGCAGTTTTTGTACTTATTGCAAGAA GTAAAGCTTTCCCTGCTGAATCAAATGGAAGCATTAAAGAAACAAGTTCAGAGGAACCGGATCGAGTTCATTTCTATTTGTATACCCAACCAAATTTCAGTGAACCTTATGATATCGATATGAACGATGTGGAAACATTAGCAAGGTCACCATTTGACTTCAGAAATCCCACCAC CTTTATGATTCATGGCTGGAATGATGTATACACAAGTGGAGCTACAGGAAGTATTAGGGAAGCCCTTTCCAAAACAGATCAATCCAAAAAACCGAATTTCATATCTGTCGATTGGAGAATATACAGCAAATTTGAGAACTACACTAAATCCCAACAGCTCTGTTCGACAGCTGGAAAAGAGGTAGCAAAGTTCATTGATTGGATGCATGAGAACTCCAAGTTACGATTTGATACCTTGACTTTGTATGGCCACAGCATGGGTGCTCAAGTTGCTGGATTTGTTGGAAAGAATGTTCAACGGGGAAAAGTTCACACCATTTTAGGAATGGATCCAGCTTTTCCAATATTCGAAAGCCTCGGTCCGGAAGATCGACTAGCCGAAACCGACGCTGAGTACGTGGAAACAATGCATACAAATGGTGGACAATGGGGCTTCTATCACCCAATCGGTCAGACAGCCTTCTATCCGAATGGAGGCAAATATCAGCCTGGATGTGGAATTGATTCAGACGGGATGTGTTCTCATCAAAAGGCTATTTATTATTTGGCTGAAGCAATTATTTCTGGtgagaaaaatgaatttcatgCAGTTAAGTGTGATGAATTGACGCAAGTGGAGGAAAGTAAGTGTAATAAGTACGAATCGATAATTAGAATGGCTGATCCAAGGAATGCCCAAAAACCAAGGGGGATTTTCTATTTGGAAACAAATAGTGAGGCGCCGTATGCGAAGGGCATAGCTGCTCTATTGGAAAAAAAGGaagg
- the LOC129950699 gene encoding phospholipase A1 2-like, whose amino-acid sequence MTEDTFLVGNADDVTAVITPRGTESAQKKPSRPRNGIEIHALPANFDGKQLQLSPKDDPLDWMKSKGLSSAEPDRIHFYLYTRSNLNEPVEIDINDKETLVKSPFDFRHPTQIAIHGWKDSYLAGVAIGIKNALFESDPTINLNFISVDWKVYSNFENYTISKELCSTAGKEVAQFIDWLHDNAKLRFDTLTLYGSSMGAHVSGFAGKNVQRGKIHSIIALDPALPEFEYNDPTSRLAHTDAEYVESIQTNGGGWGFYQPIGHTTFYPNGGKNQPGCEDRGDMCSHIRAVFYFTEALSSPKGNQFHSVKCDSLEQVEEGKCDRYETIIKMGDPRNSQKTKGIYYLETNSASPYARGDGIYLNKMKEIKNLSQS is encoded by the exons ATGACCGAGGATACTTTCCTGGTTGGAAACGCAGATGATGTCACCGCGGTAATTACACCAAGAGGCACCGAAAGTGCGCAGAAAAAACCTAGCCGGCCGCGGAATGGCATCGAAA TACATGCCTTGCCTGCTAACTTTGACGGGAAGCAACTACAGCTTAGCCCTAAAGATGACCCCCTCGATTGGATGAAAAGCAAAGGACTAAGTTCTGCAGAACCGGACAGAATTCATTTCTATCTGTATACTCGATCTAATTTAAATGAACCCGTTGAGATCGATATCAATGATAAGGAAACATTAGTCAAATCACCCTTCGATTTCCGTCACCCCACTCA AATTGCTATTCATGGCTGGAAAGATAGCTACTTGGCTGGAGTTGCTATTGGCATAAAGAATGCTCTATTTGAAAGTGATCCAACTATAAATCTGAATTTCATATCGGTCGATTGGAAAGTATACAGCAATTTCGAAAACTACACAATTTCCAAAGAACTATGCTCGACAGCTGGCAAGGAAGTAGCTCAATTCATCGATTGGCTGCACGACAATGCCAAGCTGCGATTTGATACCTTGACTTTGTACGGGAGCAGTATGGGAGCACACGTATCTGGCTTTGCTGGAAAAAATGTCCAACGTGGAAAAATTCACAGTATCATAGCTTTGGATCCTGCTCTGCCGGAGTTCGAATACAATGACCCGACAAGTCGATTGGCTCACACCGATGCTGAGTATGTGGAATCGATTCAAACAAATGGTGGAGGATGGGGCTTCTATCAGCCAATTGGTCATACAACTTTCTATCCAAATGGAGGTAAAAATCAACCTGGATGTGAAGACCGAGGTGACATGTGTTCTCATATAAGAGCTGTATTCTATTTTACCGAAGCCTTGAGTTCACCTAAAGGAAATCAATTCCATTCGGTCAAATGTGATTCGCTAGAGCAAGTCGAGGAAGGCAAATGTGATCGATatgaaacaataattaaaatgggTGATCCAAGGAATTCGCAGAAGACCAAAGGGATCTATTATTTAGAAACAAATAGCGCGTCACCGTATGCAAGAGGGGATGGAATTtatctaaacaaaatgaaagaaataaaaaacctcAGTCAaagttga
- the LOC129951934 gene encoding phospholipase A1-like: MTKSFVLNFLILIVIGTIGRCATIPIEPEEDTVWPIPQIDGTVKWMTEHQAVARAESTDLPSFPNKLDKVSFFLYTQLNPTKPIELVMSNKETIVRSTFNFSNPTRFMLHGWTDMHNRSRSSVIREALLHSGQKQDTNFIAIDWSVYSSTLNYVSAKEGCPKAGKDIATFLDWMHETSNLNFDSVTLIGHSLGAHVAGFAAKNVQRGKIGSIIGLDPTMPLFPYNDPESRLASTDAVYVESIQTNGGMKGYLQPIGQITFYPNGGRMQPGCKEDFSGSCSHLRSISLFAEGVRTMENNQLFAVRCRELKHIRNGSCDQYSNIARVGDPSNTNKTRGIYYLKTGREFPFGMGLKALLKN, from the exons ATGACTAAaagctttgttttaaattttttaattttaatcgtaATTGGAACTATTGGAAGAT gTGCGACTATTCCAATTGAACCTGAGGAAGATACAGTTTGGCCAATTCCACAAATAGATGGAACTGTTAAATGGATGACTGAACATCAGGCTGTAGCGAGAGCTGAATCCACAGACCTGCCCTCGTTCCCCAACAAACTGGATAAAGTTAGTTTCTTTTTATACACCCAATTAAATCCCACCAAACCCATCGAATTGGTCATGAGTAATAAGGAGACGATAGTACGatcaacatttaatttttcaaatcccACCAG ATTCATGCTTCACGGCTGGACGGATATGCACAATCGTTCAAGGAGTTCAGTCATTCGGGAAGCCCTTTTACATAGCGGCCAGAAACAGGATACTAATTTCATTGCTATAGATTGGAGTGTATACAGTTCAACTTTAAATTACGTATCAGCAAAAGAAGGCTGTCCAAAAGCGGGGAAAGATATTGCCACTTTTCTCGATTGGATGCATGAAACTTCAAATCTTAACTTTGACTCTGTTACTTTGATTGGGCATAGTTTGGGAGCACATGTTGCTGGATTCGCGGCCAAGAATGTGCAACGAGGAAAGATCGGTTCGATTATTGGATTGGATCCAACAATGCCATTGTTCCCATACAATGATCCAGAAAGTCGTCTTGCGTCTACGGATGCTGTTTATGTGGAGTCGATTCAGACAAATGGTGGAATGAAAGGTTACTTGCAGCCAATTGGACAAATAACTTTCTACCCTAATGGCGGAAGGATGCAACCAGGCTGCAAGGAAGATTTTAGTGGATCGTGCTCGCATTTAAGATCGATTAGCTTATTCGCAGAGGGCGTAAGGACGATGGAAAATAATCAATTATTCGCAGTGAGGTGCAGAGAATTGAAACACATAAGGAATGGATCTTGTGATCAATACTCGAATATAGCTCGAGTGGGTGACCCgagtaatacaaataaaactagGGGAATTTACTATTTGAAAACAGGTAGAGAGTTTCCATTTGGTATGGGATTGAaggctttattaaaaaattag